In the Roseimicrobium gellanilyticum genome, one interval contains:
- a CDS encoding energy transducer TonB, which produces MTHAESRTITYAIVGSLAVHVVLALAFAVWIGVASFHQMLAAPRPDLAEEPEVVLLFPDPPNLDVATPPPPPPPPPAEKKMDPYIRTTQNTAVAEAPKDANFESDRNTVAMTRGTAASTPDGPPMPSMEGLDRETKELANRTYKAGETKDDSAPATPPEKPSPPPTPPKVAETPPAPAPKPEPEPLPVPPPPPVTAPAPPPPVAEVKPKELEKKEEEAPAPPPPTPQMAKKEDSPAEAMMKELDQKLAEEPPKAEPPKPAPESPKTLPPPEPAKPPIMREAAEEVPIPKAIPVAKPVVNTPKPQENAFQPETHRGKIKGSISNVGDEDAVAAAATPAGRYKRIVTSAIEKKWHQYRIQRMDAVEPGHMSLRFYVNKKGKIEDLKILEEKASPLFEDFTIEAILKAEIPPLPADLVPMLDKERLEMTYNIVIHP; this is translated from the coding sequence ATGACGCACGCGGAATCCCGGACCATCACGTACGCCATCGTCGGTTCGCTGGCGGTGCATGTGGTGCTTGCCCTGGCGTTTGCCGTGTGGATTGGAGTGGCGTCCTTTCACCAGATGCTGGCGGCTCCAAGACCAGACCTCGCGGAGGAGCCTGAAGTGGTCCTGCTTTTCCCGGACCCTCCTAACCTGGATGTGGCGACGCCTCCTCCTCCCCCACCCCCGCCACCTGCGGAGAAGAAGATGGACCCATACATCCGCACCACGCAAAACACCGCGGTGGCGGAGGCGCCCAAGGACGCGAACTTCGAATCTGACCGGAACACCGTCGCCATGACGCGTGGCACCGCCGCCTCCACCCCTGATGGGCCTCCGATGCCCTCCATGGAGGGTCTGGATCGCGAGACCAAGGAATTGGCCAATCGCACCTACAAGGCGGGCGAGACAAAGGATGACTCGGCACCCGCTACGCCGCCTGAAAAGCCCTCGCCGCCGCCTACGCCGCCCAAAGTGGCGGAGACTCCCCCTGCCCCTGCCCCCAAGCCGGAGCCGGAACCGCTCCCTGTTCCTCCCCCGCCCCCCGTGACCGCGCCCGCGCCTCCACCTCCCGTGGCGGAAGTGAAGCCGAAGGAACTGGAGAAGAAGGAAGAAGAAGCGCCAGCACCGCCTCCTCCCACTCCACAGATGGCGAAAAAGGAGGACTCTCCTGCCGAGGCCATGATGAAGGAGCTGGACCAGAAGCTCGCCGAGGAGCCGCCGAAGGCGGAACCTCCCAAGCCTGCGCCTGAATCACCGAAGACGCTGCCTCCGCCGGAGCCCGCGAAGCCGCCCATCATGCGTGAAGCGGCGGAAGAGGTGCCGATTCCCAAAGCCATTCCGGTGGCGAAGCCGGTGGTGAATACACCGAAGCCCCAGGAGAATGCCTTCCAGCCTGAGACGCATCGTGGCAAGATCAAGGGCTCGATCAGCAATGTGGGTGATGAAGACGCCGTGGCTGCTGCCGCCACACCTGCGGGTCGCTACAAGCGCATCGTCACCAGTGCGATTGAGAAGAAATGGCACCAGTACCGCATCCAGCGCATGGATGCCGTGGAGCCCGGTCATATGAGCCTGCGCTTCTACGTGAACAAGAAGGGCAAGATCGAGGACCTGAAAATCCTGGAGGAAAAGGCCAGCCCGCTCTTTGAAGATTTCACCATTGAAGCCATTCTGAAAGCGGAGATTCCTCCGCTGCCTGCCGACCTCGTGCCCATGCTCGACAAGGAGC
- a CDS encoding dTDP-4-dehydrorhamnose 3,5-epimerase family protein has product MSTPQKDPQSVTPAGERVAPLIDGVRVRRAVTHPDERGTVCEVFNPEWSFHPDPLVYVYQVTIRPGQVKGWVVHRLQDDRLFLSQGTMKAVLFDDRESSPTYGLVNEVFLDQHNRGLLVIPAGVYHAIQNVGSDDLLFFNMPTRPYNHTDPDKYRLPLNNDRIPYRFPT; this is encoded by the coding sequence ATGAGCACACCGCAGAAAGATCCCCAGAGCGTGACCCCGGCGGGCGAAAGGGTAGCTCCCCTCATCGATGGCGTCCGCGTCCGCCGGGCCGTGACCCATCCGGATGAACGGGGTACGGTGTGTGAAGTCTTCAACCCTGAGTGGAGCTTCCACCCCGACCCTCTGGTGTACGTGTACCAGGTCACCATCCGGCCCGGCCAGGTCAAGGGCTGGGTCGTGCACCGCCTTCAGGATGACCGCCTCTTCCTGAGCCAGGGCACGATGAAGGCCGTGCTCTTTGACGACCGCGAGTCGTCCCCGACCTATGGCCTGGTGAACGAGGTTTTCCTCGACCAACACAACCGCGGGCTGCTCGTCATCCCCGCAGGCGTGTATCATGCCATCCAGAACGTAGGTTCGGATGATCTGCTCTTCTTCAACATGCCGACTCGGCCGTACAATCACACGGATCCGGACAAGTACCGGCTCCCGCTCAACAACGACCGCATTCCCTACCGGTTCCCGACCTAG
- a CDS encoding glycosyltransferase family 2 protein encodes MHPAPRVSVIIATYNWSSVLRYSIESVLDQEFEDFEVLVIGDGCTDDSAAVAASFGDARVRWHNLPENSGNQSAPNNEGLRLARGTYCAYLGHDDIWHPRHLAVLVRAMDETGADFGYTWLQMLGPEVAPGRERVRLLTGVAPGGVHDKDMAVPPSSVMHRREAGLSIGGWKDYRTVRLPPDSEFLHRAALQGMRFTCVPELTVFKFNASWRKDSYVEKPCHEQRECLRRIREERDFRVHELQAVITALIRQHPESVPRIQVAEDVPPGEIVRRNRRLRGLERRDGDAPAPQPLPARLNLADTTAEPYLGPGWSVPETDCRWTDGTTAALVFSLESPQQSLLRMSVQPFLIPGKVQVQPVRVIVNGKFMGEWTLRANDWEQLECEVPAEALTAVNTLVLELPGAVCPLHLGVSADARELALRVAWMDLQPVGDLPW; translated from the coding sequence ATGCATCCGGCTCCGCGAGTCAGCGTCATCATTGCCACTTACAACTGGAGCAGCGTCCTTCGGTACTCCATCGAGTCTGTGCTCGACCAGGAGTTTGAGGACTTCGAGGTGCTGGTCATCGGCGACGGCTGCACGGATGACAGCGCTGCGGTCGCTGCGTCGTTCGGTGATGCCCGCGTACGCTGGCACAATCTCCCCGAGAACTCAGGAAATCAGTCCGCTCCGAACAACGAAGGTCTCCGCCTCGCGCGCGGCACCTACTGCGCCTACCTGGGGCATGATGACATCTGGCATCCCAGGCACCTTGCCGTGCTGGTGCGGGCCATGGACGAGACTGGGGCGGACTTCGGGTACACCTGGCTGCAAATGCTCGGCCCAGAAGTGGCGCCTGGGCGGGAACGTGTGCGCCTCCTCACCGGAGTGGCTCCCGGTGGTGTGCACGACAAAGACATGGCCGTGCCCCCCTCGTCTGTGATGCATCGCCGCGAGGCCGGTCTGTCCATTGGCGGATGGAAGGATTACAGGACCGTGCGTTTGCCCCCCGATTCCGAGTTCCTCCACCGGGCCGCCCTGCAGGGCATGCGCTTCACCTGCGTGCCGGAGCTTACTGTATTCAAGTTCAATGCCTCCTGGCGCAAAGACTCTTACGTGGAGAAGCCCTGCCATGAGCAGCGCGAGTGTCTCCGACGCATCCGGGAGGAACGGGACTTCCGTGTCCACGAGCTCCAGGCCGTAATCACGGCCCTGATACGGCAACATCCGGAAAGCGTGCCTCGCATCCAGGTGGCCGAGGATGTGCCGCCGGGCGAAATCGTGCGGCGCAACCGGCGTCTGCGTGGTCTGGAACGTCGGGATGGAGACGCCCCAGCTCCCCAGCCCCTGCCCGCGCGGCTGAATCTCGCCGACACGACTGCGGAGCCCTATCTGGGACCGGGCTGGAGCGTGCCGGAGACCGACTGCCGATGGACAGACGGCACGACGGCGGCACTCGTTTTCTCCTTGGAATCTCCCCAGCAGAGCCTGCTGCGCATGAGCGTGCAACCTTTCCTGATTCCCGGCAAAGTGCAGGTGCAACCTGTCCGCGTGATCGTGAATGGCAAGTTCATGGGCGAATGGACGCTGCGTGCCAACGACTGGGAGCAGCTCGAGTGCGAAGTGCCCGCGGAGGCTCTGACAGCGGTGAACACCCTCGTGCTGGAGCTGCCGGGCGCCGTGTGTCCCTTGCATCTGGGAGTGAGTGCCGATGCCCGCGAGCTGGCGTTGCGAGTAGCTTGGATGGATCTGCAACCTGTTGGCGATCTGCCCTGGTAA
- a CDS encoding DNA-3-methyladenine glycosylase family protein encodes MEWIKLAAPGFDLAATLESGQVFHWHREGQTFHGLIGNTPVWVRQSAPDQVEAEAGTEALVSSYLALDHDFTKIRRTLPKGDTHLKRALKYAPGIRILRQPKWECLATFITSSMKQVAHIRQISLTLREKYGEVITTREGVKLHAYPTPAALAKAGEKALRNCALGYRAGFLHQTAQLIANGKFDLEAVSALPDDEALLRLCELPGVGPKIAQCTLLFSYERLGVFPIDVWIERALRELYFSDAEDKVTSRVLKEFAHDHFGPYRGYAQQWIFHHARTSGIFSRKRD; translated from the coding sequence ATGGAGTGGATCAAGCTGGCAGCACCTGGGTTCGATCTCGCAGCGACGCTGGAAAGCGGGCAGGTTTTCCACTGGCATCGCGAAGGGCAGACCTTTCATGGGCTCATTGGGAACACGCCGGTGTGGGTACGGCAGAGCGCGCCTGACCAGGTGGAAGCGGAAGCCGGGACGGAGGCGCTGGTGAGCAGCTACCTGGCGTTGGATCACGACTTCACGAAGATCCGACGCACCCTACCGAAGGGCGATACGCACCTGAAGCGGGCGCTGAAGTATGCGCCCGGCATCCGCATCCTGCGCCAGCCGAAGTGGGAGTGCCTTGCCACCTTCATCACTTCCTCCATGAAACAGGTGGCACACATCCGGCAGATTTCGCTCACCTTGAGGGAAAAATATGGGGAGGTCATCACCACCAGGGAAGGGGTGAAGCTTCATGCGTACCCCACCCCGGCGGCGCTGGCCAAGGCGGGTGAAAAAGCGCTCCGCAACTGTGCCCTGGGCTACCGCGCGGGATTTCTGCACCAGACGGCGCAGCTCATTGCGAATGGGAAGTTCGATCTGGAGGCGGTCTCAGCATTGCCGGATGACGAAGCCCTGCTGCGCCTGTGCGAGCTGCCCGGTGTGGGGCCGAAGATTGCACAGTGCACCCTGCTCTTCTCGTATGAGCGGCTGGGTGTGTTTCCCATCGACGTCTGGATTGAGCGGGCACTGCGGGAGCTGTATTTCTCGGATGCGGAGGACAAGGTGACCTCACGGGTGCTGAAGGAGTTCGCACATGACCATTTCGGTCCGTACCGGGGGTATGCCCAGCAGTGGATTTTTCATCACGCGCGCACGAGTGGCATCTTCTCCCGCAAGCGTGATTGA
- a CDS encoding globin produces the protein MVDQIYARLGEEGLTRLVAAFYRRVRTDDVIGPLYPPDDWEGSEKRLRDFFIYRFGGPDRYIQERGHPRLRGRHMPFSIGVKERDRWMELMEGALQETGVPEEEANVLREFFGQLADFMRNRPE, from the coding sequence ATGGTAGATCAGATTTATGCGCGGCTGGGTGAAGAGGGGCTGACACGATTGGTGGCGGCCTTCTACCGGCGTGTGCGCACGGATGACGTCATCGGCCCGCTGTACCCACCGGATGACTGGGAGGGCTCGGAGAAGCGCCTGCGTGACTTTTTCATTTATCGCTTCGGTGGTCCGGATCGTTACATCCAGGAACGTGGGCATCCGCGGCTGCGTGGCCGGCACATGCCCTTCAGCATTGGCGTGAAGGAACGGGACCGCTGGATGGAACTCATGGAAGGTGCGCTGCAGGAAACGGGCGTGCCAGAGGAGGAGGCGAACGTGCTGCGTGAGTTCTTTGGCCAGCTCGCGGACTTCATGAGGAACCGGCCGGAGTAG
- a CDS encoding peptide ABC transporter substrate-binding protein: MIRALRTTLALPLFLLLSACGGSRERADLVFVNSAEIETPDPAKATDQVSMRISESLFEGLCRNTGGKAEPAVAERWEVSEDKKRYVFHLRKDAVWSNGDPVTAHDFVWSWQRALDPKTASDYAPQLYPLVNAKAFNEGKVTDPSQIGVKALDDRTLECVLENPIPYWIDLCAFLTLSPVHRPTVEKHGDSWIKARNIIGNGPYVMGEWLIDDKIRLIKSHNYWDRDNVKMRTVEVLPISEANTALNYFLTGQADLLMDKGMVPLSLVPKLKKEDYFHTGPFLGTWFIRMNTKKPHFQDPRVRLAFAYAVDRKRIVEKITQLGEQTAFSLTPPGTGQNYQPPPGPEYNPEKARALMAEAGYPGGRGFPRVEYLHLPLPIERNIAVELQSMWQQTLGVTVNLDKKEQKIWLSAMRELSYDMCRSSWVGDYNDPNTFLEMFTIGNGNNRTGWESPAYDGFIAAAAAEGDTAKRHEIFSNAEKLLISEQAPIIPVYHYVGVQFRRANLKGVKANLIDNHPFRAMYWDPAPAR; encoded by the coding sequence GTGATCCGCGCACTCCGCACCACCCTTGCCCTGCCGTTGTTCCTTCTGCTGAGCGCCTGTGGCGGCTCTCGCGAGAGGGCGGACCTGGTCTTCGTGAACAGCGCGGAAATCGAAACGCCCGATCCCGCCAAAGCCACGGACCAGGTGAGCATGCGCATCAGCGAATCGCTCTTCGAAGGCCTGTGCCGCAATACCGGTGGCAAGGCCGAGCCCGCCGTCGCCGAGCGGTGGGAGGTGAGCGAGGACAAGAAGCGCTATGTCTTCCACCTCCGCAAAGACGCGGTGTGGAGCAATGGCGACCCGGTCACGGCACATGACTTTGTGTGGTCCTGGCAGCGGGCCCTGGATCCGAAGACCGCTTCCGACTATGCGCCGCAGCTCTATCCCCTGGTGAATGCGAAGGCCTTCAACGAAGGGAAGGTCACCGACCCCTCACAGATTGGGGTGAAGGCGCTGGATGATCGCACACTGGAGTGCGTGCTGGAGAATCCGATTCCCTACTGGATCGACCTCTGCGCTTTCCTCACGCTCTCCCCCGTGCATCGCCCCACCGTGGAAAAGCACGGCGACTCATGGATCAAGGCCCGCAACATCATCGGCAATGGCCCTTACGTCATGGGTGAGTGGCTCATTGATGACAAGATCCGTCTCATCAAGAGCCACAACTACTGGGACCGCGACAACGTGAAGATGCGCACCGTGGAGGTACTGCCCATCAGCGAGGCGAACACCGCGCTCAATTACTTTCTCACTGGCCAGGCAGATCTCCTCATGGACAAGGGCATGGTGCCGCTCTCCCTCGTGCCGAAACTCAAGAAGGAAGATTACTTCCATACGGGACCCTTCCTCGGCACATGGTTCATTCGCATGAATACCAAGAAGCCGCACTTCCAGGATCCTCGTGTGCGGCTCGCCTTCGCCTATGCGGTGGACCGGAAACGCATCGTGGAAAAGATTACGCAGCTTGGCGAGCAGACCGCCTTCTCGCTTACGCCTCCCGGTACGGGACAGAACTATCAGCCACCTCCCGGTCCCGAATACAATCCGGAGAAGGCCAGGGCTCTGATGGCAGAGGCGGGCTATCCCGGTGGTCGCGGCTTCCCTCGTGTGGAGTACCTTCACCTGCCCCTGCCCATCGAGCGCAACATTGCCGTGGAATTGCAGTCCATGTGGCAGCAGACCCTGGGCGTCACGGTGAACCTCGACAAGAAGGAGCAGAAGATCTGGCTGAGCGCCATGCGCGAGTTGAGCTATGACATGTGCCGCTCCAGCTGGGTGGGGGACTACAACGATCCCAATACGTTCCTGGAGATGTTCACCATCGGGAATGGCAACAACCGCACCGGCTGGGAAAGCCCTGCCTATGATGGCTTCATCGCGGCCGCAGCGGCCGAGGGCGACACGGCCAAGCGCCATGAAATTTTCAGCAACGCGGAAAAACTTTTGATCTCTGAGCAGGCGCCCATCATCCCCGTGTATCACTATGTGGGTGTGCAGTTCCGCCGCGCGAACCTCAAGGGTGTGAAGGCCAACCTCATCGACAATCATCCCTTCCGCGCCATGTATTGGGATCCAGCACCGGCACGATGA
- a CDS encoding GNAT family N-acetyltransferase codes for MSDLKIELVPLEPAHLLALMESEAAYEKVTGLRVAAGLQDFFEQVPSSYLEDVKSASGPDVWRFGFVVMIPAENYWAGCASYKGPPDAHGMVEIAYAIAPSWEGHGLATQAAAFLTEQAFRDARVKIIRAHTLPEKNASGRVLEKCGFTFVGEAMEPEDRLVWRWEYPRR; via the coding sequence ATGAGTGACTTGAAAATCGAACTGGTTCCGCTGGAACCTGCCCATCTGCTCGCACTGATGGAAAGTGAAGCGGCCTATGAGAAGGTCACCGGCCTGCGAGTGGCCGCAGGTTTGCAAGACTTCTTCGAGCAGGTGCCATCGTCGTACCTCGAAGATGTAAAGTCCGCCAGCGGACCGGACGTTTGGCGGTTTGGCTTTGTCGTCATGATTCCCGCTGAGAATTACTGGGCTGGATGCGCGAGCTACAAAGGACCGCCAGATGCGCACGGCATGGTGGAGATTGCCTATGCCATCGCACCATCCTGGGAGGGCCACGGCCTTGCCACTCAGGCGGCAGCTTTTCTGACGGAACAGGCCTTTCGGGACGCTCGGGTAAAAATCATCCGCGCACACACGCTGCCGGAAAAGAATGCCTCGGGCCGCGTGCTGGAAAAGTGCGGCTTCACTTTCGTAGGTGAGGCCATGGAGCCAGAAGACAGACTCGTGTGGCGGTGGGAGTATCCTCGTCGCTGA
- a CDS encoding thioredoxin family protein, producing MRRLLLVTLLPTLLLTQCHFGSHVAGRTRHVLASAGARTKALTKKRPKKQPKQEEPEKGLRGLMNDGQALAGASTGGMPGERPGGTAGGGAEGGVFDFSNVVQTQAQNFGRVGWHSSLTTAAQDARRSGKPLLILFTHQGSSSAQALENTLMLTPEFRTLVSEQFIPLRINYANTDTRQSPYYRDFKARLEAKGYPTVVVTLPDGTEIDRIAGYNEKDAGEKSSYTKAYLQRLENAVKNSGKAAEARRQRLESQRYRTWTSKDGTKVFARLDTLDANMATFTTEWGEPFKTFLTRLSDADQAEIASRRGEG from the coding sequence ATGCGTCGCCTGTTGCTGGTAACGTTGCTCCCGACGCTGCTGCTCACGCAGTGCCATTTCGGAAGCCATGTTGCTGGCCGTACCCGTCACGTGCTTGCCAGCGCGGGCGCGAGGACCAAAGCCCTGACCAAGAAGCGGCCGAAGAAACAACCGAAGCAGGAGGAGCCTGAGAAGGGGCTGCGCGGATTGATGAATGACGGTCAGGCCCTTGCCGGGGCCAGCACCGGAGGCATGCCGGGAGAACGTCCTGGTGGCACTGCGGGAGGTGGCGCTGAGGGAGGCGTGTTTGACTTTTCCAATGTGGTGCAGACGCAGGCGCAGAACTTTGGGCGTGTGGGCTGGCACAGCAGTCTCACCACCGCAGCGCAAGATGCCCGCCGCTCCGGGAAACCGTTGCTTATCCTCTTCACGCATCAGGGCAGCAGCTCTGCACAGGCGCTGGAGAATACGCTTATGCTGACCCCGGAATTCCGCACCCTGGTGTCCGAGCAGTTCATTCCCCTGCGCATCAATTACGCGAACACAGACACGCGGCAAAGTCCCTACTACCGCGACTTCAAGGCGCGTCTGGAGGCAAAGGGATATCCGACCGTCGTGGTCACGCTGCCAGATGGCACCGAGATAGACCGCATTGCCGGATACAACGAGAAAGACGCGGGCGAAAAGAGCTCCTACACGAAGGCGTATCTCCAGCGATTGGAGAATGCGGTGAAGAACAGCGGCAAAGCCGCGGAAGCGCGTCGCCAGCGGCTGGAATCGCAACGTTATCGCACCTGGACCAGCAAGGACGGCACGAAGGTTTTTGCGCGACTGGATACGCTCGATGCCAACATGGCCACCTTCACCACGGAATGGGGTGAACCTTTCAAGACATTCCTGACACGACTGAGCGACGCAGACCAGGCAGAGATCGCATCGCGGCGGGGTGAGGGGTGA
- a CDS encoding valine--pyruvate transaminase: MTFSRIGQLLSGPSGIQELMDDLGAAMTSHPDMRMLGGGQPAAIPEVQALWRKRMHALVEDGPALDRMLLNYDPPSGNPHFREAFAAFLKRECGWDVTRENICVLPSSQAAFFLLFNLLAGDSPSGKKRILCPLVPEYIGYANQGLSEEHFAACLPQIEEHGPHEIKYRVDFEALRKAITPDIAAMAVSCPTNPTGNVLTQGEFDGLRDLARKHGIPLIVDNAYGHPFPDVLYTGFHPHWEEGMIFSISMSKVGLPGVRNAMIVASKEIVKALSNMNAILALANPNLGQTLLTPLLADDTLPRLSREVIRPFYKARSDFAAEVLTNSLGDRTRWALHAREGAFFLWLWLKDLRITSAELYQRLKERSVLVIPGHYFSFGLEQPWAHAAQCLRITFSQPHDIVQEGLEILAEEAVKASQ; this comes from the coding sequence ATGACTTTCTCACGCATCGGCCAGCTTTTGTCCGGACCCAGCGGCATTCAGGAGCTGATGGATGACCTCGGTGCGGCGATGACCTCCCACCCGGACATGCGCATGCTCGGGGGAGGCCAGCCGGCAGCCATCCCGGAAGTGCAGGCGCTGTGGCGGAAGAGGATGCATGCCCTGGTGGAGGATGGTCCAGCGCTCGACCGCATGCTGCTCAACTACGATCCGCCCTCGGGAAACCCGCATTTCCGCGAGGCCTTCGCCGCCTTCCTGAAACGTGAGTGCGGCTGGGACGTCACGCGTGAAAACATCTGCGTCCTGCCCAGCAGCCAGGCCGCGTTCTTCCTGCTCTTCAACCTTCTCGCCGGCGACTCCCCTTCGGGGAAAAAGCGCATCCTCTGCCCTCTGGTACCCGAGTACATCGGCTACGCCAACCAGGGCCTGAGCGAGGAACACTTCGCCGCGTGCCTGCCTCAGATCGAGGAGCACGGCCCGCATGAAATCAAATACCGCGTGGACTTCGAGGCCCTCCGCAAGGCCATCACACCGGACATCGCCGCCATGGCCGTCTCATGCCCCACGAACCCCACAGGCAATGTGCTGACGCAGGGCGAGTTCGACGGATTGCGTGACCTCGCGCGGAAGCATGGAATTCCGCTCATCGTGGACAACGCCTACGGCCATCCCTTTCCTGATGTGCTCTACACCGGCTTCCATCCGCACTGGGAGGAGGGCATGATCTTCTCCATCAGCATGTCGAAGGTGGGGCTGCCCGGCGTGCGCAACGCGATGATTGTCGCTTCAAAGGAAATCGTAAAGGCACTCAGCAACATGAACGCCATCCTCGCGCTGGCGAATCCCAATCTCGGCCAGACCCTGCTGACCCCGCTGCTGGCCGATGACACCCTGCCGCGCCTGAGCCGCGAAGTCATTCGCCCCTTTTACAAAGCCCGCTCCGACTTCGCTGCCGAGGTGCTGACCAACTCATTGGGTGACCGCACTCGCTGGGCCTTGCACGCGCGCGAGGGCGCCTTCTTCCTCTGGCTGTGGCTCAAGGATCTGCGCATCACCTCCGCGGAGCTCTATCAACGGCTGAAGGAACGCAGCGTACTGGTCATCCCCGGGCACTACTTCTCCTTCGGACTGGAGCAGCCGTGGGCTCACGCCGCCCAGTGCCTGCGCATCACGTTTTCCCAACCGCATGACATCGTGCAGGAGGGACTGGAGATCCTTGCGGAGGAAGCGGTGAAGGCGAGCCAATGA